A window of Streptomyces marispadix contains these coding sequences:
- the glp gene encoding molybdotransferase-like divisome protein Glp, which translates to MSETWSVEEHLDDILSSVRPLEPIELQLLDAQGCVLVEDVTVPSPLPPFDNSSMDGYAVRTADVEGSSEEFPAVLSVIGDVAAGEGDLPVVERGQAARIMTGAALPPGAEAVVPVEWTDGGLGGGPVETMSARSLDPGGAAGEVRVHRPVERGQHVRPRGSDVRAGTVALSAGTVLGPPQVGLLAAIGRGTVRVRPRPRVVVVSTGSELVQPGAMLGSGQIYDSNSYVLTAAARDAGAIAYRVGAVADDADTLRATIEDQLIRADIVVTSGGVSVGAYDVVKEVLSQIDGGSGSVEFRRLAMQPGKPQGFGLIGPDRTPVLALPGNPVSSYVSFELFVRPAVRALMGSASVRRETARARLEADEALTSAEGKRQFLRGSYLPPGPGETTGVVRPVGGAGSHLIAALAQANSLIDVPEKTTRLAPGEEVTVVPLDG; encoded by the coding sequence TTGAGCGAGACCTGGTCGGTCGAGGAGCACCTTGACGACATCCTCAGCAGTGTCCGCCCCCTTGAGCCCATCGAGCTCCAACTGCTCGACGCACAGGGGTGCGTGCTCGTCGAGGACGTCACGGTGCCCTCGCCGCTGCCCCCCTTCGACAACAGCTCCATGGACGGGTACGCGGTGCGTACGGCCGATGTCGAAGGCTCCTCCGAGGAGTTCCCCGCGGTGCTCTCCGTCATAGGGGATGTCGCGGCGGGGGAGGGCGACCTCCCCGTGGTCGAACGCGGCCAGGCCGCCCGCATCATGACCGGCGCCGCGCTGCCGCCGGGAGCCGAGGCCGTGGTCCCGGTGGAGTGGACGGACGGCGGCCTGGGCGGCGGCCCTGTCGAGACGATGAGCGCCCGCAGCCTCGACCCGGGGGGCGCCGCCGGTGAGGTGCGTGTGCACCGTCCCGTCGAGCGGGGCCAGCATGTGCGCCCGCGCGGCAGCGACGTCCGGGCGGGCACGGTCGCGCTCAGCGCGGGCACCGTCCTCGGCCCGCCCCAGGTGGGTCTTCTCGCCGCCATCGGCCGCGGCACGGTCAGGGTGCGTCCGCGCCCCCGGGTGGTCGTGGTCTCCACCGGCAGCGAACTCGTCCAGCCCGGCGCGATGTTGGGCTCCGGCCAGATCTACGACTCCAACAGCTATGTGCTCACGGCGGCGGCCCGCGACGCCGGTGCGATCGCCTATCGCGTGGGCGCGGTCGCGGACGACGCCGACACTCTGCGCGCCACGATCGAGGACCAGCTCATCCGTGCCGACATCGTCGTCACCAGCGGCGGCGTCAGCGTCGGTGCGTACGACGTGGTCAAGGAGGTGCTGTCGCAGATCGACGGCGGCAGCGGCAGCGTGGAGTTCCGCCGCCTGGCGATGCAGCCCGGCAAGCCGCAGGGCTTCGGCCTGATCGGCCCCGACCGCACCCCGGTGCTGGCCCTCCCGGGCAATCCGGTCAGTTCCTACGTCTCCTTCGAGCTGTTCGTACGTCCGGCGGTGCGCGCCCTGATGGGCAGCGCTTCCGTACGGCGGGAGACGGCGCGGGCCCGCCTGGAGGCCGACGAGGCGCTGACCTCGGCGGAGGGCAAACGCCAGTTCCTGCGCGGCAGTTACCTGCCGCCGGGCCCCGGGGAGACGACCGGGGTGGTCCGTCCCGTGGGAGGCGCGGGATCGCACCTGATCGCTGCCCTGGCACAGGCGAACTCACTGATCGACGTCCCCGAGAAGACCACGCGCCTCGCCCCGGGCGAGGAGGTGACCGTGGTACCGCTGGACGGCTAG
- the galU gene encoding UTP--glucose-1-phosphate uridylyltransferase GalU codes for MTTSRARITKAVIPAAGLGTRFLPATKATPKEMLPVVDKPAIQYVVEEAVTAGLSDVLMVTGRNKRPLEDHFDRNYELEQVLRDKGDETKLSRVEESSDLATMHYVRQGDPRGLGHAVLCAAPHVGDEPFVVLLGDDLIDPRDPLLTHMTRVREEHGGSVIALMEVPQESIHLYGCVAAAPTEETDVVRISGLVEKPPAEEAPSNLAIIGRYLLDPAVFEVLRKTEPGRGGEIQLTDALQTLAAEPSLGGPVHGVVFRGRRYDTGDRADYLRAIVRLACEREDLGPEFRDWLRGFVTEEM; via the coding sequence ATGACTACTTCCCGAGCACGGATCACCAAGGCTGTCATTCCGGCCGCGGGTCTGGGCACCCGCTTCCTGCCCGCCACCAAGGCCACGCCGAAGGAGATGCTCCCGGTCGTCGACAAGCCGGCGATCCAGTATGTGGTCGAGGAAGCCGTCACGGCCGGGCTTTCCGACGTACTGATGGTCACGGGCCGCAACAAGCGCCCGCTGGAAGACCACTTCGACCGCAACTACGAACTCGAGCAGGTCCTGCGCGACAAGGGCGACGAGACCAAGCTCAGCCGCGTCGAGGAGTCCAGCGACCTGGCGACCATGCACTACGTACGCCAGGGCGACCCCCGCGGACTCGGCCACGCCGTCCTCTGCGCCGCGCCGCACGTCGGCGACGAGCCCTTCGTCGTACTGCTCGGCGACGACCTCATCGACCCGCGCGACCCGCTGCTCACACACATGACGCGGGTGCGCGAGGAGCACGGCGGCAGCGTGATCGCGCTGATGGAGGTCCCGCAGGAGAGCATCCACCTCTACGGCTGTGTGGCCGCCGCCCCCACCGAGGAGACCGACGTCGTACGCATCTCCGGCCTGGTGGAGAAGCCCCCGGCCGAGGAGGCGCCGTCCAATCTCGCGATCATCGGGCGCTATCTGCTCGACCCGGCGGTCTTCGAGGTGCTGCGCAAGACCGAACCCGGCCGCGGCGGCGAGATCCAGCTCACCGACGCCTTGCAGACGCTCGCCGCCGAACCGTCCCTCGGCGGCCCGGTGCACGGCGTCGTCTTTCGCGGCAGGCGCTACGACACCGGCGACCGCGCCGACTATCTGCGCGCCATTGTCAGACTCGCATGCGAACGTGAGGATCTGGGCCCGGAGTTCCGGGACTGGCTGCGCGGCTTCGTCACCGAGGAGATGTGA
- a CDS encoding 5-formyltetrahydrofolate cyclo-ligase, whose amino-acid sequence MRESILAVRARLTANDAQATAAVLAERALELPELAEARTVAAYVSVGREPGTGPLLEALRARDVRVLLPVLLADNDLDWAVYEGRERLTPARRGLLEPDGPRLGPDAVTEADAVLLPGLAVDGQGIRLGRGGGSYDRVLARIGAAGVRPALAVLLYDAELVGSVPAEPHDLPVAAAVTPSAVHRFTAPPPHHG is encoded by the coding sequence TTGCGGGAGAGCATCCTCGCGGTGAGGGCCCGATTGACGGCGAACGACGCACAGGCGACGGCCGCCGTGCTCGCCGAACGCGCGCTGGAGCTGCCCGAACTGGCAGAGGCACGCACGGTCGCCGCCTACGTCTCGGTGGGGCGCGAGCCCGGCACGGGACCCCTGCTGGAGGCGCTGCGCGCCCGCGACGTAAGGGTGCTGCTGCCGGTGCTGCTGGCGGACAACGACCTGGACTGGGCGGTGTACGAGGGCCGGGAGAGGCTGACGCCCGCTCGCAGGGGCCTGCTGGAGCCGGACGGTCCGCGTCTGGGCCCGGACGCGGTGACGGAGGCCGACGCGGTGCTGCTGCCGGGGCTCGCCGTCGACGGCCAGGGCATCAGGCTTGGGCGCGGCGGCGGTTCGTACGACCGTGTGCTGGCGCGGATCGGGGCCGCGGGCGTGCGTCCGGCGCTGGCCGTGCTGCTCTACGACGCCGAACTCGTCGGCTCGGTACCGGCGGAGCCGCACGACCTGCCGGTGGCGGCGGCGGTGACGCCGTCGGCGGTGCACCGCTTCACGGCGCCTCCGCCGCACCACGGCTGA
- a CDS encoding penicillin acylase family protein, with amino-acid sequence MPAKKTSRRARLIVIAVVLLLVAGVGGGTFWTISTVRDSFPQTTGSLKLKGLEDPVTVQRDREGIPQLYADSSSDLFTAQGYVQAQDRFWEMDVRRHTTAGRLSEMFGASEVKTDAFLRTLGWRRVAEREYARLSAESKANLKAYTAGVNAYLKDHRDSAASLEYAALGLSNDYKPQKWDPVDSVAWLKAMAWDLRANMSSEIDRALMAGRLTSDQIAQLYPDYPKERNKPITEGTVSRKSKEFEPTGSSATSPDGGGPAAQQAVRSAGSQLSSLATRLDEIPSLLGPSNSGIGSNSWVVSGQYTTTGKPLLANDPHLAPQLPSIWYQMGLHCRTVTKSCPYDVSGFTFAGLPGVVIGHNQDISWGMTNLGADVTDLYLEKFKDGGYLYDGRRRPYKTREETIKVAGGESRRITVRETDNGPVISDRDRELRKVGEESPVDNAAPDRGDGYGVSLRWTALKPTKTMDAVFALNRASDFGEFRAAASDFAVPSQNLIYADTKGNIGYQAPGRIPVRGEGDGRYPAPGWDPRYRWKGYVPQKALPWEYNPARGYIVTANQAVVDEEKYPYLLTRDWSYGTRSQRINDLISSKIADGGKISMGDMQTMQMDNSSEIAKLLVPYLLKIDIEDEYVRDAQRLLEGWDYTQDGDSAPAAYFNAVWRNMLLLAFGNKLPKELRVKGDCLNVRPSDESGPVDDLDGNTRLVRECGVRDAASAQPDGGDRWYEVVRNLIKDEHSDWWKTPGNNGRHGDRDRDELLAHAMKNARWELTSKLGKDIDSWSWGRLHHLMLKNQTIGTEGPGFMQFLLNRGPWDLGGGKDAVNATGWNAAGGYDVIWAPSMRMVVSLENFDKSRWINLTGASGHAYNPHYVDQMDKWSEGALLPWAFSQRAVEKGTEEKMALTP; translated from the coding sequence ATGCCCGCCAAGAAGACCTCGCGACGCGCCCGTCTGATCGTGATCGCAGTCGTGCTGCTGCTCGTGGCAGGTGTCGGCGGCGGCACCTTCTGGACGATCAGCACCGTGCGCGACTCCTTCCCGCAGACCACCGGTTCACTGAAGCTGAAGGGGCTTGAGGACCCGGTGACCGTGCAGCGGGACCGCGAGGGCATCCCGCAGTTGTACGCAGACAGTTCGAGCGACCTGTTCACCGCGCAGGGGTACGTGCAGGCGCAGGACCGCTTCTGGGAGATGGACGTACGCAGGCACACCACGGCCGGGCGGCTGTCGGAGATGTTCGGCGCGAGCGAGGTCAAGACGGACGCCTTCCTCCGCACCCTCGGCTGGCGCCGGGTCGCCGAACGCGAGTACGCCCGGCTGTCCGCGGAGAGCAAGGCCAACCTCAAGGCGTACACGGCGGGCGTCAACGCCTACTTGAAGGATCACAGGGACTCGGCCGCTTCGCTGGAGTACGCGGCGCTCGGGCTCTCCAACGACTACAAGCCGCAGAAGTGGGACCCGGTCGACTCCGTGGCCTGGCTCAAGGCGATGGCCTGGGACCTGCGCGCGAACATGTCGTCCGAGATCGACCGCGCGCTGATGGCCGGGCGCCTCACAAGCGACCAGATCGCCCAGCTCTATCCGGACTATCCGAAGGAGCGGAACAAGCCGATCACCGAGGGCACGGTCAGCCGCAAGAGCAAGGAGTTCGAGCCGACGGGCAGTTCGGCCACCTCGCCCGACGGCGGCGGCCCGGCAGCGCAGCAGGCCGTGCGCAGCGCGGGCTCTCAGCTCAGCTCCCTCGCCACTCGGCTCGACGAGATCCCCTCGCTGCTCGGCCCCAGCAACAGCGGAATCGGCTCCAACTCCTGGGTGGTGTCCGGGCAGTACACGACGACCGGCAAGCCGCTGCTGGCCAACGACCCGCACCTCGCACCCCAGTTGCCGTCCATCTGGTATCAGATGGGGCTGCACTGCCGGACGGTCACCAAGTCCTGCCCGTACGACGTCTCCGGGTTCACCTTCGCGGGGCTGCCCGGCGTCGTCATCGGTCACAACCAGGACATCTCCTGGGGCATGACGAACCTCGGCGCGGACGTGACCGACCTGTATCTGGAGAAGTTCAAGGACGGCGGCTACCTCTACGACGGCAGGCGGCGCCCGTACAAGACCCGCGAGGAGACCATCAAGGTCGCGGGCGGCGAGAGCCGGCGGATAACGGTGCGCGAGACCGACAACGGCCCCGTGATCTCCGACCGCGACCGGGAGTTGCGCAAGGTCGGCGAGGAGTCACCCGTGGACAACGCCGCACCCGACCGCGGCGACGGCTACGGCGTCTCGCTGCGCTGGACGGCGCTGAAGCCCACCAAGACCATGGACGCCGTCTTCGCCTTGAACCGCGCGTCCGACTTCGGCGAATTCCGCGCCGCGGCAAGCGACTTCGCCGTCCCGTCGCAGAACCTGATCTACGCCGACACCAAGGGCAACATCGGCTACCAGGCGCCCGGACGCATCCCGGTGCGCGGCGAGGGCGACGGGCGCTACCCGGCGCCCGGCTGGGACCCGCGCTACCGCTGGAAGGGATATGTGCCGCAGAAGGCGCTGCCCTGGGAGTACAACCCGGCCCGCGGATACATAGTCACCGCCAACCAGGCCGTCGTGGACGAGGAGAAGTACCCCTATTTGCTGACCAGGGACTGGAGTTACGGCACCCGCAGCCAGCGCATCAACGATCTGATCAGCTCGAAGATCGCCGACGGCGGCAAGATCTCCATGGGCGACATGCAGACCATGCAGATGGACAACAGCAGCGAGATCGCCAAGCTGCTCGTGCCGTACCTGCTGAAGATCGACATAGAGGACGAGTACGTACGGGACGCGCAGCGCCTCCTCGAAGGCTGGGACTACACCCAGGACGGCGACTCCGCCCCCGCCGCCTACTTCAACGCGGTCTGGCGCAACATGCTGCTGCTGGCCTTCGGCAACAAACTCCCCAAGGAGCTGCGCGTCAAGGGCGACTGCCTCAATGTGCGCCCCTCCGACGAGTCCGGTCCCGTCGACGACCTGGACGGCAACACCCGCCTGGTACGCGAGTGCGGAGTGCGGGACGCGGCCTCGGCACAGCCGGACGGCGGCGACCGCTGGTACGAGGTCGTACGCAATCTGATCAAGGACGAGCACAGCGACTGGTGGAAGACGCCCGGCAACAACGGCCGCCACGGCGACCGTGACCGCGACGAACTCCTCGCGCACGCCATGAAGAACGCACGCTGGGAGCTGACGTCCAAGCTCGGCAAGGACATCGACTCCTGGAGCTGGGGACGTCTGCACCATCTGATGCTGAAGAACCAGACGATAGGGACCGAGGGCCCTGGCTTCATGCAGTTCCTGCTCAACCGCGGCCCATGGGACCTCGGCGGAGGCAAGGACGCGGTCAACGCCACCGGCTGGAACGCCGCGGGCGGCTACGACGTCATCTGGGCGCCGTCGATGCGGATGGTCGTCAGCCTTGAGAACTTCGACAAGTCGCGCTGGATCAACCTCACGGGCGCCTCGGGCCACGCCTACAACCCGCACTACGTGGACCAGATGGACAAGTGGTCCGAAGGGGCGCTGCTGCCCTGGGCGTTCAGCCAGCGGGCAGTGGAGAAGGGCACCGAGGAGAAGATGGCGCTGACGCCGTAG
- a CDS encoding potassium/proton antiporter: MPLSVDRLNHLLLLSTLVLLFAVAAVRLSSRSGLPSLLVYLGIGIALGQDGLGVQFDNAELTRTLGYAALVVILTEGGLSTKWREIRPAVPSAAVLSTVGVGVSVLVTASAAHYLVGLNWQAALLMGAVVSSTDAAAVFSVLRKVPLPKRLAGVLEAESGFNDAPVVILVVAFSQLHFAPGDWYVLVAEIVLELAIGLVIGLVVGRLGELSLGRVALPASGLYPIAVMALCVLSYASGALLHGSGFLAVYVTALVLGNAKLPHRPAVRGFADGLAWIAQIGLFVLLGLLVTPHDLLDDFWPAIGVGLALTVVARPLSVLCSLLPFGRRLRDQALLSWAGLRGAVPIVLATIPRVAEVDGSERIFNIVFMLVIIFTAVQGPTLPWVARKLNLSDSEEPMDLDIESAPLERLRGHLLSVAIPEHSKMHGVEITELRLPPGAAVTLVVRDGSSFVPLPTTMLRHGDELLVVATDEVRDQTEQRLLDVGRGGKLAGWLRQG; this comes from the coding sequence CTGCCCCTGAGTGTCGACCGCCTCAACCACCTGCTCCTACTCAGCACCCTCGTCCTGCTTTTCGCAGTCGCGGCGGTAAGGCTCTCCTCCCGCAGCGGGCTGCCCAGCCTGCTGGTCTATCTCGGCATCGGCATCGCGCTCGGACAAGACGGTCTGGGCGTGCAGTTCGACAACGCCGAACTGACCCGCACCCTCGGCTACGCCGCCCTCGTGGTCATCCTCACCGAGGGCGGACTGAGCACCAAGTGGCGTGAGATCCGCCCCGCCGTCCCCTCGGCCGCCGTGCTCTCCACCGTCGGAGTCGGCGTCAGCGTCCTGGTCACCGCCTCCGCCGCCCACTACCTCGTAGGTCTCAACTGGCAGGCCGCGCTGCTGATGGGCGCCGTGGTCTCCTCCACCGACGCCGCCGCGGTCTTCTCCGTACTGCGCAAAGTGCCGCTGCCGAAACGGCTCGCGGGCGTGCTGGAGGCGGAGTCCGGCTTCAACGACGCACCCGTCGTCATCCTCGTAGTGGCCTTCTCCCAGCTCCACTTCGCGCCCGGGGACTGGTACGTGCTCGTGGCCGAGATCGTGCTGGAACTCGCCATCGGCCTGGTGATCGGGCTGGTGGTGGGCAGGCTCGGCGAACTGAGCCTGGGGCGGGTGGCACTGCCCGCCTCCGGCCTCTATCCGATCGCCGTGATGGCGCTGTGTGTGCTGTCCTACGCGAGCGGGGCGCTGCTGCACGGCTCCGGATTCCTCGCGGTGTACGTCACGGCGCTGGTGCTCGGCAATGCGAAACTGCCGCACCGCCCTGCCGTCCGGGGCTTCGCCGACGGGCTGGCGTGGATCGCGCAGATCGGGCTCTTCGTGCTGCTCGGCCTGCTGGTCACCCCGCACGACCTGCTCGACGACTTCTGGCCGGCCATCGGGGTCGGGCTCGCGCTGACGGTCGTCGCCCGCCCGTTGTCGGTGCTGTGCAGCCTGCTTCCCTTCGGGCGCCGCCTGCGGGACCAGGCGCTGCTGTCGTGGGCGGGGCTGCGCGGAGCGGTGCCCATCGTGCTGGCGACGATTCCCCGCGTCGCCGAAGTCGACGGCAGCGAGCGCATCTTCAACATCGTCTTCATGCTCGTGATCATCTTCACGGCGGTGCAGGGGCCGACGCTGCCCTGGGTCGCGCGCAAGCTGAACCTCAGCGACAGCGAGGAACCCATGGACCTGGACATCGAGTCCGCCCCGCTGGAACGGCTGCGCGGCCATCTTCTGTCCGTCGCGATCCCGGAGCACTCCAAGATGCACGGCGTGGAGATCACCGAACTGCGCCTGCCGCCGGGCGCCGCCGTCACATTGGTCGTACGGGACGGCAGCAGCTTCGTACCGCTGCCCACGACGATGCTGCGGCACGGCGACGAACTGCTGGTGGTGGCCACGGACGAGGTACGCGACCAGACCGAGCAGCGGCTGCTCGACGTGGGGCGGGGCGGCAAGCTCGCGGGATGGCTGCGGCAGGGCTGA